From a single Budorcas taxicolor isolate Tak-1 chromosome X, Takin1.1, whole genome shotgun sequence genomic region:
- the LOC128069576 gene encoding protein FAM156A/FAM156B-like: MEEEQEWGNSRLPQNKKKLVEHTKRRYVKPMAPYQTDRKAKTSSSCDIDQKRFKCECCYCQRYMGNASGISTGRKATSHSSSWDELIQELSNLMLHSGSTQPPLLQERVQEKEKSPKQRQQKNKRMFQKRMLLKEWKD; the protein is encoded by the coding sequence ATGGAAGAAGAACAAGAATGGGGAAATTCCAGGTTACCTCAGAATAAAAAGAAGTTAGTGGAACACACCAAACGGAGATATGTCAAGCCCATGGCACCTTATCAGACTGACAGAAAAGCAAAAACCTCTTCTTCGTGTGATATAGATCAGAAGAGATTCAAATGTGAATGCTGCTACTGCCAGAGATATATGGGGAACGCTTCTGGAATCTCAACGGGGAGAAAAGCAACCTCTCATTCTTCCTCCTGGGATGAATTAATACAAGAACTTAGTAACTTGATGCTCCACTCTGGCTCCACCCAACCCCCTCTTCTACAAGAACGGGtacaggaaaaagagaagagcCCAAAACAGAGGcagcagaaaaacaaaagaatgtttCAGAAAAGAATGCTCCtaaaagaatggaaagactaa